A single genomic interval of Candidatus Omnitrophota bacterium harbors:
- a CDS encoding exonuclease SbcCD subunit D, translating into MNRPITCLHLADIHFGVEAYGYTNPATGLNTRLEDFSSSLEQAVDRALSEPVDLVLFAGDAYKRNNPSPTEQRELVKHFCRLADAGIPTVMISGNHDIPVMHGKASSIDIFRRLRPGMFYVCVNQPTVGDSPPFVVDTKNGPIAVCCLPYISPSFLRNLEPYKDLKSEELSDACQEYYHDVITAMPERIPSETPRLLLAHLSLHGALLGGYRGSLLMSEEVQLPPMELAAAGYDYVALGHIHRYQNLSPIPNVPVVYPGSIDRVDFGEAEENKGFVIARIQRGGAEHEFVPVSVRPFCSIHIECDPGEDITEKILTAITREEISRAVVRLSYVADDAEAQALDMKRIQEALRPAHFKAGFFRIPRESVSKRRSSTLSREATLADALAAYIREHEELKDEGPALLEKAKDIAAVVQDGL; encoded by the coding sequence GTGAATCGTCCGATTACATGCCTGCATCTCGCCGATATTCATTTCGGCGTGGAAGCCTATGGCTATACCAATCCTGCTACCGGCTTGAATACGCGGCTGGAGGATTTTTCCTCCAGTCTGGAACAAGCCGTCGACCGCGCGTTATCGGAGCCAGTGGACTTAGTTCTCTTCGCGGGCGACGCCTATAAACGCAACAATCCCTCGCCCACGGAGCAGCGCGAGCTGGTGAAGCATTTCTGCCGCCTGGCCGATGCGGGCATCCCTACGGTGATGATTTCAGGCAATCACGACATCCCTGTCATGCACGGCAAGGCGTCGTCCATCGACATCTTCCGCCGCCTGCGCCCGGGAATGTTCTACGTCTGCGTCAACCAGCCGACTGTGGGCGACAGTCCTCCCTTCGTTGTTGATACCAAGAACGGCCCCATAGCCGTCTGTTGCCTTCCCTACATCAGTCCCAGCTTTCTGCGCAACTTGGAGCCGTACAAAGACCTGAAAAGCGAAGAACTGAGCGACGCCTGCCAGGAATATTATCACGACGTCATTACGGCGATGCCCGAACGGATTCCCAGCGAGACGCCGCGCCTCTTGCTGGCGCATTTAAGCTTGCATGGCGCGCTGTTGGGCGGCTATCGGGGCAGTCTGTTAATGAGCGAAGAGGTGCAATTGCCGCCAATGGAATTGGCGGCGGCAGGTTACGATTACGTCGCGCTGGGACATATCCACCGTTATCAAAATCTATCTCCGATTCCCAACGTCCCCGTAGTATATCCTGGCAGCATCGACCGCGTCGATTTTGGAGAAGCGGAAGAGAACAAAGGCTTCGTCATCGCCCGCATCCAGCGCGGCGGAGCGGAACACGAATTCGTTCCCGTCTCCGTTCGCCCTTTTTGCTCCATTCACATCGAATGCGATCCTGGCGAAGATATCACCGAAAAAATTTTAACGGCTATCACCCGCGAAGAGATATCCAGAGCCGTGGTGCGGCTGTCCTACGTCGCCGACGACGCGGAAGCGCAGGCGCTGGATATGAAGCGCATCCAAGAGGCGCTGCGTCCCGCGCATTTTAAAGCGGGATTCTTCCGCATCCCCCGCGAATCGGTTTCGAAGCGAAGAAGCTCCACCCTATCCCGCGAGGCGACGCTGGCCGACGCGCTGGCGGCGTATATTCGAGAGCATGAAGAATTAAAAGACGAAGGGCCAGCCCTTTTGGAAAAAGCTAAAGACATCGCCGCCGTTGTGCAAGATGGTTTGTAA
- a CDS encoding DMT family transporter yields the protein MKSNLRSWHIPAMLALAGAILGWSTVPLFLRSFIHEIDGWTANGVRYPIAGLFWLAPLIYFIRRGEVEKKYFLLAIPPALLNIGSQTLWAWSVYFMEPGKLIFLHRISLVFAILGSFLLFKDERPLIRSSYFWYGLILSVTGFAGMNLMKTGIPWANSWKGLAIVFTCAMLFGLYGVFVRFFMGGGKPWITFPIICLYTSAALFVMMLFLGEPRRIWDMQTPRLVLLVVSALTGIAIAHVCFYYAMQRLGVSISSSCQLINPFITSVCSYYFFGEKLTLGQWIFGLFLIAGASFLLIAQQHLGKHPAPVPACPIAEIAEIAAPEESESLLQPEEILVTPKR from the coding sequence ATGAAATCCAATTTGCGTTCTTGGCATATCCCCGCGATGCTCGCCTTGGCGGGGGCGATTCTCGGTTGGAGTACGGTTCCCCTTTTCTTGCGATCTTTTATTCATGAGATCGACGGTTGGACGGCAAACGGCGTACGGTATCCCATCGCCGGATTGTTTTGGCTCGCGCCGCTGATTTATTTTATCCGCCGGGGCGAGGTGGAAAAGAAATATTTTCTTCTCGCCATTCCTCCCGCATTGTTGAATATTGGTTCCCAAACGTTATGGGCCTGGTCGGTTTATTTTATGGAGCCGGGAAAATTGATCTTCCTGCATCGCATTTCTCTCGTCTTCGCCATTCTCGGTTCGTTTCTGCTTTTTAAGGATGAGCGGCCTTTGATCCGATCTTCTTATTTCTGGTATGGCTTGATTCTTTCGGTAACGGGTTTCGCTGGCATGAACCTTATGAAAACCGGCATCCCATGGGCGAATTCCTGGAAGGGGCTGGCTATCGTCTTTACCTGCGCTATGCTTTTTGGACTTTACGGCGTATTCGTGCGCTTTTTTATGGGCGGCGGCAAACCTTGGATTACCTTTCCCATCATCTGCCTCTATACGTCCGCCGCCCTGTTCGTCATGATGCTGTTTTTGGGCGAGCCGCGCCGGATTTGGGATATGCAGACGCCTCGGTTGGTTCTTCTGGTAGTATCCGCCCTTACCGGCATCGCCATCGCGCATGTTTGTTTTTATTACGCCATGCAGCGCCTCGGCGTTTCTATCAGCAGCAGTTGCCAGCTAATCAATCCTTTCATTACTTCCGTCTGTTCTTATTATTTCTTTGGCGAGAAATTGACCTTGGGCCAATGGATTTTCGGTCTTTTTCTCATTGCAGGCGCGTCTTTCCTGTTGATTGCGCAGCAGCATCTCGGCAAGCATCCCGCTCCCGTCCCCGCCTGTCCGATTGCGGAAATTGCGGAAATCGCCGCCCCGGAGGAAAGCGAATCCCTCCTTCAGCCGGAGGAAATACTTGTTACGCCGAAGCGATGA
- a CDS encoding fumarylacetoacetate hydrolase family protein — protein sequence MRLLRFGESGKERPGVLNSAGEIVDVSTFTDDYHESFFEQGGIPSLASWFKQNEAAMPKVPNSVRLGPPVPRPGKIICVGLNYSDHAKESGQEVPKEPVLFSKAPTALNGPFDPIEIPRNSRKTDWEAELAFVIGKRAKYIEESEAMSYIAGFAVMNDVSEREFQAERCGQWVKGKSHDTFAPLGPYLVSPDEVPDPQNLAIQLDVNGERMQTGHTSRMVFGVKFLVSYISQFLTLLPGDVVSTGTPPGVGFGRKPPLYLKPGDVVELSVEGLGRQRQEVIASA from the coding sequence ATGCGATTGCTTCGATTCGGCGAATCGGGAAAAGAACGGCCCGGCGTATTGAACTCGGCGGGAGAGATTGTCGACGTTTCCACCTTTACGGACGATTACCATGAATCCTTTTTCGAACAAGGCGGCATTCCCAGCCTGGCTTCCTGGTTCAAACAGAATGAAGCGGCTATGCCCAAGGTTCCCAATAGCGTACGTCTGGGACCACCCGTCCCGCGGCCGGGAAAAATTATCTGCGTGGGATTGAATTACAGCGACCACGCCAAGGAATCGGGGCAGGAGGTTCCTAAGGAGCCGGTGCTCTTTTCCAAAGCGCCGACGGCGTTGAACGGCCCCTTCGATCCTATCGAAATTCCCCGCAATTCCCGCAAGACGGACTGGGAAGCTGAACTGGCTTTTGTCATCGGCAAACGCGCCAAGTATATCGAGGAATCGGAGGCGATGTCCTATATCGCCGGATTCGCCGTCATGAACGACGTCAGCGAACGCGAGTTCCAAGCCGAACGCTGCGGGCAATGGGTGAAGGGCAAAAGCCACGACACCTTCGCGCCGCTGGGACCGTATCTTGTCTCGCCGGACGAAGTCCCCGATCCGCAGAACTTGGCGATTCAACTGGATGTCAACGGAGAGCGGATGCAGACGGGACATACGAGCCGAATGGTCTTCGGCGTGAAGTTTTTAGTAAGTTACATCAGCCAATTCTTGACTCTTTTGCCGGGCGACGTTGTCAGCACCGGCACCCCGCCGGGCGTCGGTTTCGGACGCAAGCCGCCGCTTTATCTCAAGCCGGGCGACGTAGTCGAGTTGAGCGTGGAAGGGTTGGGACGGCAGCGCCAGGAAGTCATCGCTTCGGCGTAA
- a CDS encoding AAA family ATPase, whose translation MARSKKAILQDLMDLGLTPGGANKAYAVYGVHASSYVRRDPYQLLLLYERPPWEEIERVAAKVGMPPSAPERIAGAIVYSLAAATSDGHVYLPQRELYQRAYRHLGFYDESALQNSMDELCGNRLVFLTGKEEDGASPAYLYPLYTAERTIAHLMTQLFVCSSRMALKAPSEKEMKQVEEEMRIRFAPAQREAISASLENKIVIITGGPGTGKTTIVRGVLHLWEQRGAKMLLAAPTGRAARRLAESSGRKASTIHRLLEYSQEAQQFNRNAERKLSVDLLVVDEVSMIETELMAAMLEALPPAAHLLLVGDVNQLPAVGPGLVLHDLIECKKFKTILLSEIFRQGESSLISFNAQKINQGQLPDLSGAGIEGGQDFYFVNRPNDLDAKSAILEMAVNRIPRQMGLNPKKDVQVLCPMIKKEVGVEKMNEALQECLNPAPLRVKTPFYSLAVGDKVMQTKNDYSKDVFNGDIGIVCDIHPKNLQAIIVFDGVEVRYDWLELENTALAYAITVHKSQGGEYRAVLIPLSMQHYPMLQRNLLYTAVSRGKEMVILVGSPRALEIAVRNNKIRKRYTGLKHWLEEAFRSVSAAKGT comes from the coding sequence ATGGCGCGTTCGAAGAAAGCGATTTTGCAGGACCTGATGGATTTGGGATTGACGCCGGGCGGGGCTAACAAAGCTTACGCCGTTTACGGCGTTCACGCCTCTTCCTATGTCCGGCGCGATCCTTATCAACTTCTTCTGTTGTACGAACGCCCGCCCTGGGAAGAGATCGAACGGGTGGCGGCCAAGGTGGGAATGCCGCCCTCCGCGCCGGAGCGCATCGCCGGAGCGATCGTTTATTCCCTCGCCGCCGCCACGTCGGACGGCCATGTATATTTGCCTCAGCGGGAATTATATCAACGGGCTTATCGCCATCTAGGATTCTACGACGAAAGCGCTCTGCAAAATTCGATGGATGAATTATGCGGCAACCGTCTGGTTTTTCTTACGGGCAAGGAGGAGGATGGCGCTTCTCCCGCCTATCTTTATCCACTGTACACAGCGGAGCGGACGATCGCCCATTTGATGACGCAACTCTTTGTTTGCAGTTCGCGCATGGCTTTAAAAGCGCCGAGCGAGAAGGAAATGAAGCAGGTGGAAGAGGAGATGCGCATCCGGTTCGCTCCCGCCCAGCGAGAAGCGATAAGCGCTTCCTTGGAGAATAAAATCGTCATTATCACCGGCGGGCCGGGAACGGGGAAAACAACGATCGTTCGCGGCGTTCTACACCTTTGGGAACAGCGAGGCGCCAAGATGCTGCTGGCCGCTCCCACAGGACGAGCGGCGCGGCGGTTGGCTGAAAGTTCCGGGCGCAAGGCGTCCACTATCCACCGGCTTTTGGAATACAGCCAGGAAGCCCAGCAATTCAACCGCAACGCCGAACGGAAACTTAGCGTCGATTTGTTGGTGGTGGATGAAGTCTCCATGATCGAAACTGAACTGATGGCCGCGATGTTGGAAGCGCTTCCCCCCGCCGCCCACTTGCTGCTCGTCGGCGACGTGAACCAGCTTCCCGCCGTAGGGCCGGGACTGGTGTTGCATGATTTGATCGAATGTAAAAAATTCAAGACTATTCTGTTATCCGAAATTTTCCGCCAAGGCGAGAGCAGCCTTATTTCTTTCAACGCGCAAAAGATCAACCAAGGCCAACTTCCCGATTTATCGGGCGCGGGGATCGAAGGCGGGCAGGATTTTTATTTCGTCAATCGTCCTAACGATCTCGACGCCAAAAGCGCCATTCTCGAAATGGCCGTCAACCGCATTCCCCGGCAGATGGGTTTGAATCCCAAAAAGGACGTTCAAGTTCTTTGTCCTATGATTAAAAAAGAGGTCGGCGTGGAGAAGATGAACGAGGCTTTACAGGAATGCCTCAATCCCGCTCCCTTGCGGGTGAAGACTCCTTTCTACAGCCTCGCCGTGGGCGATAAAGTGATGCAAACGAAAAACGATTATTCGAAGGACGTATTCAATGGAGATATCGGCATCGTCTGCGATATTCATCCGAAGAATCTGCAGGCGATCATCGTCTTTGACGGCGTCGAGGTACGCTACGATTGGCTGGAATTGGAAAATACGGCGCTGGCATACGCCATTACAGTGCATAAATCGCAGGGCGGAGAATACCGCGCCGTTTTGATTCCCCTCTCCATGCAGCATTATCCCATGCTGCAGCGAAACCTGCTCTATACAGCCGTCAGCCGGGGGAAAGAGATGGTTATCCTGGTGGGAAGCCCTCGCGCACTTGAGATTGCCGTTCGAAACAATAAGATACGGAAGCGGTATACCGGCCTGAAACATTGGCTTGAGGAGGCGTTTCGCAGCGTCTCCGCCGCGAAAGGAACGTAA
- a CDS encoding metallophosphoesterase produces MSRFGKLFFGALAWMGMFVPAAGAELLAGPYLQRPATDGITIAWETKEPCVGTVHYGIGDLILSSTEINPATSHHLRLENLNPSTFYSYRCGWLDQITDLYTFKTAPPSEAESFRLVLTGDSRSNPQVCAEIAEQIRQASPDLVIHTGDIVSDGLIYENWKTQFFDPMKNLLNAFPFLPVLGNHEKNTGFYYDYFDLPGNENNWTLDFGNLRLIGLDSDLDGEAAAAMLQWLELELQKGGKKWTAVVFHHPLFSASPTRPVSDLRWTLQPLLQKYNVDLAVTGHDHFYLRTYPVGLIGNLPQKGVRHITTGGGGAPLYSNGETSYSAFRSHSHHFVILDFDGDKIEGRAIDEKGKSLDAFVIDENVGSSAEEYVSFEMIELEKNMKEWAKNFASSAWQPELVEIHGKADIPLSFQVPIQGSLSWRGGKQWTIAPDKLTLSLTPGQPLSFEFTALAKADNVYPIPALHVDMEYDDLAGKNVLPIGFRNSSIDMSPIKIYKRMKAAVPRASTDIVIDGVFGEDDWKRTAQIDAFFDDEDAAAPARSTRAALLHDDRNIYIQMEMEQAPHTFGKSIYAGRDNPKLLLNENVRAQILNGENLFTFLVSQNGDAGESLGADWNWNAEWHCAIQKIERGWTAEIAIPKAVLGDPAAGWRIDLLRRDVNAGKDCALIPSFGAPANNPIHAAELLLQ; encoded by the coding sequence ATGTCTCGTTTTGGAAAATTGTTTTTCGGCGCTCTCGCGTGGATGGGAATGTTCGTTCCCGCCGCCGGAGCGGAACTCCTCGCCGGGCCTTATCTTCAACGCCCCGCGACCGATGGCATCACGATCGCCTGGGAAACGAAAGAGCCTTGCGTCGGAACGGTTCACTATGGAATCGGTGATTTAATTCTTTCCTCAACCGAAATCAATCCTGCGACATCCCATCATCTTCGTTTGGAAAATTTGAATCCATCGACGTTCTACTCCTACCGTTGCGGGTGGCTCGATCAAATCACCGATTTATATACATTCAAGACCGCCCCGCCTTCCGAGGCGGAATCCTTCCGCTTGGTTTTGACGGGCGATTCCCGCAGCAATCCTCAAGTATGCGCGGAAATCGCCGAACAAATCCGCCAGGCTAGTCCTGACCTGGTAATCCACACCGGCGACATCGTAAGCGATGGATTGATTTACGAAAACTGGAAAACTCAGTTTTTCGATCCGATGAAAAATCTCCTGAACGCTTTCCCGTTCTTGCCGGTTTTAGGCAATCATGAAAAGAATACCGGTTTTTATTACGACTATTTCGATCTTCCCGGAAACGAAAACAATTGGACTCTCGATTTTGGAAATCTGCGCTTGATCGGTCTCGACAGCGATCTGGATGGCGAAGCGGCGGCGGCGATGCTGCAATGGCTGGAACTGGAACTGCAAAAAGGCGGGAAGAAGTGGACCGCCGTCGTTTTTCATCATCCTCTTTTTTCGGCTTCTCCCACTCGCCCCGTTTCCGATCTTCGTTGGACGTTGCAGCCCTTGTTGCAAAAATACAACGTCGATCTCGCCGTCACCGGCCACGATCATTTCTATCTACGGACCTATCCTGTCGGCCTTATCGGCAATCTACCCCAAAAGGGAGTTCGGCACATCACGACGGGCGGCGGCGGTGCGCCCCTCTATTCCAACGGCGAGACCTCTTATTCCGCCTTTCGATCTCACAGCCATCATTTCGTGATTCTCGATTTCGACGGCGATAAAATCGAGGGAAGAGCCATCGACGAGAAGGGAAAGTCATTGGACGCTTTCGTCATCGATGAAAACGTTGGTTCCAGCGCTGAAGAATACGTCTCTTTCGAAATGATCGAACTGGAAAAAAACATGAAGGAATGGGCTAAGAATTTCGCTTCTTCGGCGTGGCAGCCGGAACTGGTGGAAATCCATGGAAAGGCCGATATACCCCTCTCGTTTCAAGTTCCCATTCAAGGATCGCTCAGTTGGCGGGGAGGAAAGCAATGGACTATAGCGCCGGATAAACTGACTCTATCTCTAACGCCGGGGCAGCCGCTTTCCTTCGAATTTACCGCTCTTGCCAAAGCGGATAACGTTTATCCCATTCCTGCTTTGCATGTCGATATGGAGTACGACGATCTCGCTGGGAAAAACGTTCTGCCCATCGGATTCCGCAATTCGTCGATCGATATGTCCCCCATCAAAATTTATAAGAGAATGAAAGCCGCCGTCCCGCGAGCGTCTACGGACATCGTTATCGACGGCGTATTCGGCGAGGATGACTGGAAGCGGACGGCGCAAATCGACGCTTTCTTCGACGATGAAGATGCAGCAGCCCCCGCACGGTCTACGCGCGCCGCCTTGCTTCACGACGATCGAAATATTTACATTCAAATGGAAATGGAACAAGCGCCGCATACGTTCGGGAAGTCCATCTATGCCGGACGCGACAATCCCAAACTTCTCCTCAACGAAAACGTTCGCGCTCAAATTTTAAACGGGGAAAATCTATTTACTTTTCTCGTTTCCCAGAATGGAGATGCGGGAGAAAGCTTAGGCGCCGATTGGAATTGGAACGCAGAATGGCATTGCGCCATTCAGAAAATCGAACGGGGCTGGACGGCGGAAATCGCTATCCCTAAGGCGGTTCTCGGCGATCCCGCCGCCGGTTGGCGAATCGATTTGCTGCGCCGCGACGTCAACGCCGGAAAAGATTGCGCCTTGATTCCTTCATTCGGAGCGCCCGCGAACAATCCCATCCATGCGGCGGAGTTACTTTTGCAGTAG
- a CDS encoding glycosyltransferase family 4 protein — MKYLSQRHETHLIAQKLPAQTEADVRRLEEMGIPTVIVDVNPWRSRLHCALGLPIGRSLRVSWTRSHRTRIAIEKKMAEGGFDLVHIDRMRIGQYAPFIPLPKVVDFTDSLIMYFERSIKYRRKWGEWLVDRWELATIPSFERWLLPRIDAALVCSGVDAAEFEKWHPGHRFDVIANAVDAEQFKPKNHGDNHRPRAVITGTLFYFPNIDSVLYYRESILPRLKQSRPGLETLIIGTRPEPEITVLDGREGMRILANVPRMEEHLYEDDIYLCPLRAAAGVRNKLLEAMAASMTVVTTPLGAEGMNVRHEKEVLMAETPDEFAHQFERAANSPELRRALGANARRYVIENHSLPALGAQLERLYERLLQK; from the coding sequence TTGAAATATCTTTCCCAGCGGCATGAAACGCATCTCATAGCCCAAAAACTCCCCGCTCAAACGGAGGCCGACGTTCGCCGGCTCGAGGAGATGGGAATTCCTACGGTCATTGTGGATGTAAATCCATGGCGTTCGCGGCTTCACTGCGCGTTGGGGCTGCCGATCGGCCGTTCCTTGCGCGTATCATGGACCCGTTCGCATCGTACGCGAATCGCCATCGAAAAAAAAATGGCGGAAGGCGGCTTTGATCTCGTCCATATCGACCGGATGCGAATTGGGCAATACGCGCCCTTCATCCCTCTGCCTAAAGTAGTGGATTTCACCGATTCGTTAATCATGTACTTTGAGCGTTCGATCAAGTACCGCCGGAAATGGGGGGAATGGCTGGTGGATCGTTGGGAACTGGCGACGATCCCCTCGTTCGAACGCTGGCTGCTGCCGCGAATCGATGCCGCTCTCGTCTGCTCCGGCGTGGATGCGGCGGAATTCGAAAAATGGCATCCCGGCCATCGATTCGACGTTATCGCCAACGCCGTAGACGCCGAACAATTCAAGCCCAAAAATCATGGCGACAACCATCGCCCGCGAGCCGTCATCACCGGTACGCTCTTTTATTTTCCCAATATCGATTCCGTCCTCTATTATCGCGAGTCCATCCTTCCTCGGCTGAAACAAAGCCGTCCCGGCTTGGAGACGCTGATTATCGGAACTCGCCCCGAACCGGAGATTACTGTATTAGACGGACGGGAGGGAATGCGAATCCTGGCCAACGTCCCGCGCATGGAAGAACATCTTTACGAAGACGATATTTATCTTTGCCCGCTGCGGGCGGCTGCTGGCGTTCGCAATAAATTGCTGGAAGCGATGGCGGCGAGCATGACCGTCGTTACAACGCCATTGGGTGCGGAAGGAATGAACGTTCGGCATGAAAAAGAAGTATTGATGGCGGAAACGCCGGATGAGTTCGCGCATCAGTTCGAACGGGCGGCGAATTCGCCCGAATTACGCCGCGCATTAGGCGCCAACGCCCGGCGCTACGTCATCGAAAATCATTCCCTGCCTGCGCTAGGCGCGCAATTGGAGCGGCTGTACGAGCGGCTACTGCAAAAGTAA
- a CDS encoding CotH kinase family protein yields the protein MGNTISSFLFVALLCLFHESALGDVVINEIHYNPLDDAPSEFIELYNPASQSIDLSNYAFTEGVAYQIPPGTIIEPSSYLLVVKYTDSTIWRQSSAKRIGPYNGSLANTGERLTLRTPDGRIADSFAYSDSLPWPRGADGYGPTLERIAWDLPADDYHSWRASLAANGTPGKANSVANTIPRPMISSFRIDPVLPHSQDRVNIEFTLDSADLIQSVQLQYETLTTKAKGALRTLSMNLARVSEGLATYSANIPSQLSQTMVRFNIKTTLKDGNILRLPHQSEPRPFESYFVYDDEIPTLLPILWLFRSSSSSLPEGTKTVSSIAVKPTDGPVRWFDGADVRPSRNGMKISFIRGEDYRGDSTINIIPESPSGGTTAGAQSPHVEHLSYRFFEDFGVMVPRCDWYRVIESGAHTQRIVIQQPNEAMMELNGRDPNGNLYKIAYNEANGYTKKTNVLEGDEDFWEMRNAISVSNNAARAKALRRYLDIDEVMGYEVAGLLMSNWDGFFNNQFYYHNPPPIDKWEIIPWDLDKTFGFTDSDPMFVEMPLAFPLDGKARVASRQPGIISKPFHSDAELNGEYIRRVKQGLDGLLSIERVDSLTKEMEDFLQDDLNLLESYTGASRSSRRAQIQTSYETMRRFIRLRETYLRPFLPVSVEEWSVY from the coding sequence ATGGGGAATACTATTTCATCATTTCTCTTTGTTGCATTACTTTGTTTATTCCATGAATCAGCCTTGGGCGACGTCGTCATTAACGAGATTCATTACAATCCGCTCGACGACGCTCCCAGCGAATTTATCGAACTTTACAATCCCGCCAGCCAATCGATCGATCTCTCCAATTATGCCTTCACGGAGGGAGTGGCCTATCAAATCCCGCCGGGGACGATTATCGAACCCTCTAGTTATTTGCTGGTAGTAAAATATACCGATTCCACGATATGGCGGCAAAGTTCCGCCAAGCGCATCGGCCCTTACAACGGCAGTCTTGCGAATACCGGCGAGCGGTTGACTTTGCGCACGCCGGACGGGCGGATCGCGGATAGTTTTGCTTACAGCGATTCGCTCCCCTGGCCGCGCGGCGCCGACGGTTATGGCCCCACTCTTGAGCGCATCGCCTGGGACCTCCCGGCGGACGATTATCATTCCTGGCGGGCGTCCCTCGCCGCGAATGGGACGCCCGGCAAGGCGAATTCGGTGGCGAATACGATTCCTCGGCCTATGATTTCCTCCTTCCGGATCGACCCCGTCCTGCCCCATTCGCAGGATAGAGTCAATATCGAATTCACGCTGGACAGCGCCGATCTCATCCAATCTGTTCAATTGCAATATGAAACTTTGACCACGAAAGCGAAAGGCGCTTTACGGACGCTCAGCATGAATCTCGCGAGAGTGAGCGAAGGCTTGGCGACTTACTCCGCAAACATACCTTCGCAGCTGTCTCAAACGATGGTTCGTTTCAATATCAAAACAACGCTCAAGGATGGCAATATTCTACGTTTGCCTCACCAGTCGGAGCCAAGGCCCTTCGAGTCCTATTTTGTTTATGACGATGAGATTCCTACCTTATTGCCTATTCTATGGTTGTTCCGTTCATCTAGTTCCTCGCTGCCTGAAGGGACGAAAACGGTTTCGAGCATCGCCGTCAAGCCTACGGACGGACCGGTTCGATGGTTCGACGGCGCCGATGTCCGCCCCTCGCGCAACGGCATGAAGATATCGTTTATCCGGGGCGAGGATTATCGCGGCGACAGCACCATCAACATTATCCCCGAATCGCCCAGCGGCGGAACGACGGCGGGCGCCCAATCTCCGCATGTGGAGCATTTATCGTATCGGTTTTTTGAAGATTTCGGCGTCATGGTTCCCCGTTGCGATTGGTATCGCGTTATTGAATCGGGCGCTCATACTCAGCGCATCGTTATCCAGCAGCCCAATGAGGCCATGATGGAATTGAACGGACGCGATCCCAACGGCAACCTTTACAAAATCGCCTACAACGAAGCGAATGGCTACACCAAAAAAACCAACGTGCTGGAGGGAGACGAAGACTTTTGGGAAATGCGCAACGCCATCAGCGTTAGCAACAACGCCGCGCGCGCCAAGGCTTTGCGCCGCTATCTGGATATCGATGAAGTGATGGGATACGAAGTCGCAGGCCTCCTCATGAGCAACTGGGACGGATTCTTCAACAACCAATTTTATTATCACAATCCCCCGCCGATCGACAAATGGGAAATCATTCCTTGGGATTTGGACAAGACCTTCGGCTTTACCGACAGCGATCCCATGTTCGTAGAAATGCCCTTGGCCTTCCCTTTGGATGGAAAAGCGCGAGTGGCATCCCGCCAGCCTGGAATCATTTCCAAGCCCTTTCATTCCGATGCGGAGTTGAATGGGGAATATATACGGCGCGTGAAGCAGGGATTGGATGGATTGCTGTCCATTGAACGCGTGGATTCACTGACGAAAGAGATGGAGGATTTTCTGCAGGACGATTTGAATCTGCTCGAAAGTTATACCGGCGCTTCCCGCAGCAGCCGCCGCGCGCAGATTCAAACTTCCTACGAGACCATGCGCCGATTCATCCGCCTGCGAGAGACTTACCTCCGCCCATTTCTTCCCGTCTCCGTGGAGGAGTGGAGCGTGTATTGA
- a CDS encoding prepilin-type N-terminal cleavage/methylation domain-containing protein has translation MKNRFGFTLIELLIVVAIIGVLAAIAVPNFLNARTRALVARCYSDMRAISTAFDMYNLDNNAYPFFGSNYWESYWIYPVLTTPIAYLSTIPLDPFTIKDTPQRVAHGHYYPGWNVFEVVKTGSTWGGKPVQDAVRAGAHMLTVSSGPDRHEDIATQNGGVLPYNGSNGLNSNGDIFRFTPGSQGDSG, from the coding sequence ATGAAAAACCGGTTTGGTTTTACCTTGATCGAACTATTGATCGTCGTAGCGATTATTGGGGTTCTCGCCGCCATCGCCGTTCCCAACTTCTTGAACGCCCGCACCCGCGCTTTGGTGGCGCGCTGCTATTCCGACATGCGCGCCATCAGCACGGCTTTCGATATGTACAATCTCGATAATAATGCCTATCCTTTCTTCGGCAGCAACTACTGGGAGTCGTATTGGATTTATCCGGTTCTCACTACGCCCATTGCGTACCTCAGTACAATCCCATTGGATCCATTCACGATCAAGGATACGCCGCAGCGCGTCGCCCACGGACATTATTATCCGGGATGGAACGTCTTCGAGGTTGTCAAAACCGGTTCGACATGGGGGGGCAAGCCGGTGCAAGACGCTGTGCGCGCCGGAGCGCACATGTTAACCGTCAGTTCCGGCCCCGACCGCCATGAAGATATCGCCACGCAGAACGGGGGAGTCCTACCCTATAACGGCAGCAACGGCCTCAATTCCAACGGCGACATTTTCCGCTTCACGCCCGGCAGCCAGGGAGATTCGGGGTGA